One window from the genome of Anopheles merus strain MAF chromosome 3R, AmerM5.1, whole genome shotgun sequence encodes:
- the LOC121595889 gene encoding uncharacterized protein LOC121595889 isoform X2 — protein sequence MKHTIILISTLFLVPISVSSDPIESACKQFNRQIIIYRPQGLMVNQRVRRNLVGLELEVYINQEERSNPMCDLCANATLSGRRRKLLQIKNPSVLVLPGDTVQYTVTKRYRNGPPAQLSCKFRVSGDRMISLHPAVHHCPDNAPRSNVVREINYAAEKRLLEDTINDMLTSCEATAKTKMLILLGNYQDIESEKALKHYVIGRLESLLPSVEWDGTVENVYRSNGRFVFEVKTALMKLKILHLVRGAEAAASIVDYDTQVRSTYDRDDYFDEDYDEHESTTGVVEVMF from the exons ATGAAACATACAATCATTCTCATCAGCACGCTGTTTCTAGTGCCAATATCTGTATCAAGTGATCCGATTGAATCAGCATGCAAACAGTTCAACCGACAGATAATTATCTATCGTCCTCAAGGGTTGATGGTAAATCAACGCGTCAGAAGAAATTTAGTTGGCCTCGAGCTGGAGGTGTACATTAACCAAGAGGAACGATCGAACCCGATGTGTGACCTTTGCGCCAATGCAACGCTGTCGGGTCGACGAAGAAAGCTGCTGCAGATTAAAAACCCATCGGTTCTGGTGCTTCCGGGCGATACCGTTCAATACACGGTTACCAAACGGTACCGCAATGGGCCTCCGGCCCAATTGAGCTGTAAATTTAGAGTTAGTG GTGATCGGATGATATCGTTACATCCAGCAGTACACCATTGTCCAGATAATGCTCCGCGGAGCAATGTAGTCCGTGAAATCAATTATGCCGCTGAAAAGCGCTTACTAGAGGACACAATTAACGACATGCTAACATCCTGTGAGGCTACTGCTAAGACCAAAATGCTCATCCTGCTCGGTAACTATCAGGACATTGAGTCGGAAAAGGCTCTGAAACATTATGTGATAGGTCGGCTAGAATCACTACTTCCCTCGGTCGAATGGGACGGTACGGTAGAGAACGTGTACCGCTCAAATGGACGGTTCGTTTTTGAAGTTAAAACGGCACTGATGAAGCTGAAAATACTTCACCTCGTACGAGGTGCTGAGGCAGCCGCAAGCATCGTGGATTATGACACGCAGGTCCGTTCAACTTACGATCGTGACGACTAT TTTGATGAGGATTACGACGAGCATGAGAGTACGACGGGCGTAGTTGAAGTGATGTTTTGA
- the LOC121595889 gene encoding uncharacterized protein LOC121595889 isoform X3 has translation MKHTIILISTLFLVPISVSSDPIESACKQFNRQIIIYRPQGLMVNQRVRRNLVGLELEVYINQEERSNPMCDLCANATLSGRRRKLLQIKNPSVLVLPGDTVQYTVTKRYRNGPPAQLSCKFRVSGDRMISLHPAVHHCSENAPRSNVVREINYAAEKRLLEDTINDMLTSCEATAKTKMLILLGNYQDIESEKALKRYVIGRLESLLPSVEWDGTVDNVYRSNGRFVFEVKTALMKLKILHLVRGAEAAASIVDYDTQVRSTYDRDDYFDEDYDEHESTTGVVEVMF, from the exons ATGAAACATACAATCATTCTCATCAGCACGCTGTTTCTAGTGCCAATATCTGTATCAAGTGATCCGATTGAATCAGCATGCAAACAGTTCAACCGACAGATAATTATCTATCGTCCTCAAGGGTTGATGGTAAATCAACGCGTCAGAAGAAATTTAGTTGGCCTCGAGCTGGAGGTGTACATTAACCAAGAGGAACGATCGAACCCGATGTGTGACCTTTGCGCCAATGCAACGCTGTCGGGTCGACGAAGAAAGCTGCTGCAGATTAAAAACCCATCGGTTCTGGTGCTTCCGGGCGATACCGTTCAATACACGGTTACCAAACGGTACCGCAATGGGCCTCCGGCCCAATTGAGCTGTAAATTTAGAGTTAGTG GTGATCGGATGATATCGTTACATCCAGCAGTACACCATTGTTCAGAGAATGCCCCGCGGAGCAATGTAGTCCGTGAAATCAATTATGCCGCTGAAAAGCGCTTACTAGAGGACACAATTAACGACATGCTAACATCCTGTGAGGCTACTGCTAAGACCAAAATGCTCATCCTGCTCGGTAACTATCAGGACATTGAGTCGGAAAAGGCTCTGAAACGTTATGTGATAGGTCGGCTAGAATCACTGCTTCCCTCGGTCGAATGGGACGGTACGGTAGATAACGTGTACCGTTCAAATGGACGGTTCGTTTTTGAAGTTAAAACGGCACTGATGAAGCTTAAAATACTTCACCTCGTACGAGGTGCTGAGGCAGCCGCAAGCATCGTGGATTATGACACGCAGGTCCGTTCAACTTACGATCGTGACGACTATTTTGATGAGGATTACGACGAGCATGAGAGTACGACGGGCGTAGTTGAAGTGATGTTTTGA
- the LOC121595889 gene encoding uncharacterized protein LOC121595889 isoform X1, translating to MKHTIILISTLFLVPITVSSDPIESACTQFNRQIIIYRPQGLMVNQRVRRNLVGLELEVYINQEERSNPVCDLCANATLSGRRKKLLQIKNPSVLVLPGDTVQYTVTKRYRNGPPAQLSCKFRVSGDRMISLHPAVHHCSENAPRSNVVREINYAAEKRLLEDTINDMLTSCEATAKTKMLILLGNYQDIESEKALKRYVIGRLESLLPSVEWDGTVDNVYRSNGRFVFEVKTALMKLKILHLVRGAEAAASIVDYDTQVRSTYDRDDYFDEDYDEHESTTGVVEVMF from the exons ATGAAACATACAATCATTCTCATCAGCACGCTGTTTCTAGTGCCAATAACTGTATCAAGTGATCCGATTGAATCAGCATGCACACAGTTCAACCGACAGATAATTATCTATCGTCCTCAAGGGTTGATGGTAAATCAACGCGTCAGAAGAAATTTAGTTGGCCTCGAGCTAGAGGTGTACATTAACCAAGAGGAACGATCGAACCCGGTGTGTGACCTTTGCGCCAATGCAACGCTGTCGGGTCGACGAAAAAAACTGCTGCAGATTAAAAACCCATCGGTTCTGGTGCTTCCGGGCGATACCGTTCAATACACGGTTACCAAACGGTACCGCAATGGGCCTCCGGCCCAATTGAGCTGTAAATTTAGAGTTAGTG GTGATCGGATGATATCGTTACATCCAGCAGTACACCATTGTTCAGAGAATGCCCCGCGGAGCAATGTAGTCCGTGAAATCAATTATGCCGCTGAAAAGCGCTTACTAGAGGACACAATTAACGACATGCTAACATCCTGTGAGGCTACTGCTAAGACCAAAATGCTCATCCTGCTCGGTAACTATCAGGACATTGAGTCGGAAAAGGCTCTGAAACGTTATGTGATAGGTCGGCTAGAATCACTGCTTCCCTCGGTCGAATGGGACGGTACGGTAGATAACGTGTACCGTTCAAATGGACGGTTCGTTTTTGAAGTTAAAACGGCACTGATGAAGCTTAAAATACTTCACCTCGTACGAGGTGCTGAGGCAGCCGCAAGCATCGTGGATTATGACACGCAGGTCCGTTCAACTTACGATCGTGACGACTATTTTGATGAGGATTACGACGAGCATGAGAGTACGACGGGCGTAGTTGAAGTGATGTTTTGA
- the LOC121597526 gene encoding uncharacterized protein LOC121597526 gives MAGVNRKHHLLATIALLWLVAASCLLESVDARKSRGSSKRSSRRPKGVNIEIYHPKGVMVWYPYRAGMELFGIEIFINKANQPSSSGDSSEEESTPPVCDICLNTTEVSYGKFILRSEDAVIRSRDHVYYNAIVKKTSGKAYVSRSNEFYVSESRILLGDMTEKASSCNGTTAVANLSENDKRLADEIKLLEAILLEVSDQCQANRTKQLLLSAETPTRYDAKQLYQYVAGQLEQKLPAIDWNRTLVDAFYATNGIGFEVASTIDKLKVLKLAKALPDHPITDLDSFQTEDMTNDIDSWM, from the exons ATGGCTGGAGTAAACCGTAAGCATCATCTACTAGCAACGATTGCCCTGCTATGGCTGGTGGCCGCCAGCTGCCTGCTCGAGTCGGTCGACGCTCGCAAAAGCCGGGGCAGCTCGAAGCGTTCCTCGCGCCGACCGAAGGGCGTCAATATTGAGATCTACCATCCGAAGGGTGTGATGGTGTGGTACCCGTACCGTGCCGGCATGGAGCTGTTCGGCATCgagattttcatcaacaaggCAAACCAACCGTCGTCGTCGGGTGACTCGAGTGAGGAAGAGTCCACACCGCCGGTGTGTGATATCTGTCTCAACACGACCGAAGTGTCGTACGGCAAGTTTATACTGCGCAGCGAGGACGCCGTGATCCGCAGCCGGGACCACGTGTACTACAATGCGATTGTGAAGAAAACCAGCGGCAAGGCGTACGTGTCCCGCTCGAACGAATTCTACGTGTCAG AAAGTCGCATTCTGCTGGGTGATATGACGGAAAAGGCTAGCTCGTGCAATGGTACTACCGCCGTTGCAAACCTTTCCGAAAACGATAAGCGGCTGGCGGATGAGATTAAGCTGCTGGAAGCGATTCTGCTCGAGGTCAGTGATCAGTGCCAGGCCAATCGTACCAAGCAGTTGCTGCTGAGTGCGGAAACACCGACGCGGTACGATGCCAAGCAGCTGTACCAGTATGTGGCAGGGCAGCTGGAACAGAAGTTGCCCGCGATCGACTGGAACCGGACGCTGGTGGATGCGTTCTACGCCACGAACGGTATTGGGTTTGAGGTGGCTTCCACCATCGACAAGCTGAAGGTGTTGAAGTTGGCCAAGGCCCTACCGGACCATCCCATTACCGATCTGGACAGCTTCCAGACGGAGGATATGACGAATGATATTGATTCGTGGATGTAA